The following are encoded together in the Thunnus albacares chromosome 7, fThuAlb1.1, whole genome shotgun sequence genome:
- the tnni1c gene encoding troponin I, skeletal, slow c isoform X1, whose product MYTTIESRPTVSRTHLSYYTPAPMAPKAEAKPKCKISASRKLSLKILLLTRATEELEAEKAAREEEKVRYLGEKLPPLQLTGLNIEEMQKLCKKIHAMIDGVDEERYDCEAKVMKNNRDIHELKLKVQDLGGKFKKPALRKVRVSADEMLKALFGSRNKGSMDLRANLKSVKKEDIKQEKELTMDVGDWRKNVEAMSGMEGRKKMFDAAGGVQ is encoded by the exons ATGTATACCACGATTGAATCAAGGCCTACTGTAAGCAGAACACATTTGAG TTAC TACACGCCAGCACCCATGGCCCCCAAGGCTGAGGCAAAG CCCAAATGCAAGATTTCAGCCTCCCGGAAGCTATCATTGAAG ATTCTCTTGCTCACTCGTGCCACGGAGGAACTGGAGGCAGAAAAGGCTgcaagagaggaagagaaggttCGCTACCTGGGAGAGAAGCTTCCACCGCTGCAGCTCACTGGTTTAAACATAGAAGAAATGCAG AAATTGTGTAAGAAGATTCATGCCATGATTGATGGGGTGGATGAGGAGCGATACGACTGTGAAGCCAAAGTCATGAAGAACAACAGAGAT ATCCATGAGTTGAAACTAAAAGTGCAAGACCTCGGAGGGAAGTTCAAGAAGCCGGCCCTGAGGAAGGTAAGAGTGTCAGCAGATGAGATGCTGAAGGCTCTGTTTGGATCCAGAAACAAGGGCTCCATGGACCTGAGGGCAAATCTCAAATCTGTGAAGAAAGAGGACATCAAACAAGAGAAG GAGCTGACCATGGACGTGGGTGACTGGCGTAAGAACGTTGAGGCTATGTCTGGAATGGAAGGCAGGAAGAAGAtgtttgatgctgctggtgGTGTTCAATAA
- the tnni1c gene encoding troponin I, skeletal, slow c isoform X2, giving the protein MAPKAEAKPKCKISASRKLSLKILLLTRATEELEAEKAAREEEKVRYLGEKLPPLQLTGLNIEEMQKLCKKIHAMIDGVDEERYDCEAKVMKNNRDIHELKLKVQDLGGKFKKPALRKVRVSADEMLKALFGSRNKGSMDLRANLKSVKKEDIKQEKELTMDVGDWRKNVEAMSGMEGRKKMFDAAGGVQ; this is encoded by the exons ATGGCCCCCAAGGCTGAGGCAAAG CCCAAATGCAAGATTTCAGCCTCCCGGAAGCTATCATTGAAG ATTCTCTTGCTCACTCGTGCCACGGAGGAACTGGAGGCAGAAAAGGCTgcaagagaggaagagaaggttCGCTACCTGGGAGAGAAGCTTCCACCGCTGCAGCTCACTGGTTTAAACATAGAAGAAATGCAG AAATTGTGTAAGAAGATTCATGCCATGATTGATGGGGTGGATGAGGAGCGATACGACTGTGAAGCCAAAGTCATGAAGAACAACAGAGAT ATCCATGAGTTGAAACTAAAAGTGCAAGACCTCGGAGGGAAGTTCAAGAAGCCGGCCCTGAGGAAGGTAAGAGTGTCAGCAGATGAGATGCTGAAGGCTCTGTTTGGATCCAGAAACAAGGGCTCCATGGACCTGAGGGCAAATCTCAAATCTGTGAAGAAAGAGGACATCAAACAAGAGAAG GAGCTGACCATGGACGTGGGTGACTGGCGTAAGAACGTTGAGGCTATGTCTGGAATGGAAGGCAGGAAGAAGAtgtttgatgctgctggtgGTGTTCAATAA